The Arachis duranensis cultivar V14167 chromosome 2, aradu.V14167.gnm2.J7QH, whole genome shotgun sequence genome has a window encoding:
- the LOC107472665 gene encoding uncharacterized protein LOC107472665, which produces MAGVRQRAVTTLPNIIRSLRKEPLKPQNHSLPSLRRAFSLYDQINLIDQVPDDTLRFQGYTDTGFTVNGVEYEGSLLCVGNLLLSLKANKFSDINANSLSLFQIIRPIPEILIIGCGRYIQPVHPELRQFVRSTGMKLEAVDSRNAASTYNILNEEGRIVAAALLPYGVSS; this is translated from the exons ATGGCGGGGGTTAGGCAGAGAGCAGTGACGACTCTCCCGAACATCATTCGAAGTCTCCGAAAGGAGCCATTGAAGCCTCAAAACCATTCTTTGCCTTCTCTTCGACGCGCTTTTTCTCTCTACGATCAAATCAACCTCATTGACCAAGTTCCCGATGACACCCTCCGATTCCAAGG GTATACTGATACAGGGTTTACTGTGAATGGTGTTGAATATGAAGGGAGCTTGCTTTGTGTTGGAAATTTGCTCTTATCTTTGAAAGCAAACAAGTTCTCAGATATCAATGCTAATAG CTTATCGCTCTTCCAAATTATTCGGCCTATTCCAG AGATTTTGATTATTGGCTGTGGAAGATACATTCAACCAGTGCATCCTGAACTTCGTCAGTTTGTTCGCTCTACTGGCATGAAGTTGGAAGCTGTTGACTCG AGGAATGCTGCTTCAACCTACAATATACTGAATGAGGAAGGTCGTATTGTGGCTGCGGCGCTTCTTCCATATGGAGTTTCTTCATGA
- the LOC107472666 gene encoding uncharacterized protein LOC107472666, translated as MAKKGKKQLMTSAPWRGDDNNTESEFQDAKLKVTTQPGNGTSTMHVPRSKSNHHHHHDGDDSIEIDPELRYSFQRNFQFLQRVFSIDTLVKPLPPAMAYDVSRNLTFFTRIFTQFFDPEGIANAQKSLGIGREEKARNVR; from the exons ATGGCGAAGAAGGGGAAGAAGCAGCTGATGACGTCAGCGCCATGGAGGGGCGACGACAACAACACTGAATCAGAATTCCAAGATGCTAAGCTCAAAGTCACTACCCAGCCCGGTAATGGCACTTCCACCATGCACGTTCCTCGCTCCAAGTCcaaccaccaccatcaccacgACGGCGACGATTCCATCGAGATTGACCCTGAGCTTCGCTACAGTTTCCAGCGCAATTTTCAG TTTCTGCAACGGGTTTTTAGCATTGACACGCTGGTGAAACCTCTTCCTCCTGCCATGGCATATGATGTCTCTCGCAACTTGACCTTCTTCACCCGCATCTTCACACAATTCTTTG ATCCTGAAGGTATTGCAAATGCCCAGAAATCATTGGGCATAGGACGGGAAGAGAAAGCTCGCAATGTTCGCTGA
- the LOC107472814 gene encoding mediator-associated protein 2 produces MVDSQNVEGYRPAPDFEEDRRSALLNLEMNDSTELWLIKLPFSTSSHQSRMEHMLSEIDGEELSFNLHSDGKLASFEDSSEKLYDFVSYPSQEPDEMVFVPSPTEPKIAGKISRRVSIVHYPDPKELEERKIIARHAHQNSSGVTKTTSSRYFSTQISGRAGSSKGSRGVMFLFSLLTGIVV; encoded by the exons ATGGTGGATTCACAGAATGTTGAAGGTTACAGGCCTGCTCCGGATTTTGAGGAAGATAGGAGAAGTGCACTCCTTAATCTTGAGATGAATGACTCCACTGAGCTTTGGCTCATTAAGTTACCCTTTTCAACT TCATCCCACCAAAGCAGGATGGAGCATATGTTATCCGAGATTGATGGGGAGGAATTGTCTTTCAATCTTCATAGTGATGGAAAACTTGCCAGCTTTGAGGACTCATCTG AGaaactatatgattttgtcAGCTACCCTTCCCAGGAGCCAGATGAAATGGTTTTTGTTCCCTCTCCTACAGAACCGAAAATCG CTGGAAAGATTTCACGGCGAGTATCTATTGTACATTACCCAGATCCTAAAGAACTTGAAGAACGCAAGATTATTGCAAGACATGCGCATCAAAATTCTTCAGGAGTCACAAAGACAACTTCGTCCCGATATTTCTCAACACAGATTTCTGGTCGTGCAGGTTCTTCAAAAGGTAGCAGAGGAGTAAtgtttttgttctctttattaACCGGAATTGTAGTATGA
- the LOC107472815 gene encoding uncharacterized protein LOC107472815, with protein sequence MADSDRDGAGAMAAAGRSEFRDLVQNLQEPEWSGLLWSGPVRLALPFLAVTSSRRNYPLSFCHVSSSSAQVDQHQQESHLPRSPDLVALEYADLNLSYDLELGHVRIRQHVNPLSSSFSVPAQVPDWNQVFADPMLPLMVDIGCGSGRFLMWLAKRNPKVRNYLGLEIRRKLVKRAEIWVKDLGLDNIHFLFANATISFKQLVEAYPGPLQLVSILCPDPHFKKRHHKRRVLQKPLVGAIVDNLVPGGQVFVQSDVVEMALDMRDQFDEVDKLKHIDTLNPDISCDGEGWLLSNPMGIRTEREIHAEYEGAKIYRRLYQKQ encoded by the exons ATGGCAGACTCAGATCGCGACGGCGCCGGAGCAATGGCAGCAGCTGGAAGGAGCGAATTTCGTGACTTGGTTCAGAACCTGCAGGAACCCGAAT GGTCGGGTCTCCTTTGGTCTGGACCGGTTCGGTTGGCCTTACCCTTTCTTGCCGTTACCTCTTCCCGTCGTAATTATCCTCTCTCATTCTGCCAcgtgtcttcttcttcagctcaAGTGGACCAGCACCAACAAGAGTCTCATCTTCCCCGTAGCCCTGACTTGGTTGCATTGGAATATGCTGATCTCAATCTCTCTTACGACTTG GAACTGGGTCATGTTAGGATAAGGCAACATGTTAATCCCCTGAGCTCTTCTTTCTCA GTACCTGCACAAGTACCAGACTGGAACCAGGTCTTTGCAGATCCAATGCTGCCGCTCATGGTGGATATCGGATGTG GTAGTGGCAGGTTTCTTATGTGGCTTGCTAAAAGGAATCCTAAAGTGAGAAATTATTTGGGATTGGAAATACGGAGAAAG CTCGTCAAGCGTGCTGAGATATGGGTCAAAGATCTGGGTCTTGATAACAT ACATTTCTTGTTTGCAAATGCCACGATTTCTTTCAAGCAGTTGGTAGAAGCATATCCTGGGCCCTTGCAGTTAGTTTCAATTTTG TGTCCAGACCCACATTTCAAGAAGAGACATCATAAAAGGAGAGTTCTGCAGAAGCCATTGGTTGGTGCTATTGTAGATAATTTAGTGCCTGGAGGAcag GTGTTTGTACAGTCCGACGTGGTTGAAATGGCACTTGACATGAGAGATCAGTTTGATGAAGTTGACAAGCTCAAACACATTGATACATTGAATCCGGATATTTCATGTGATGGTGAAGGGTGGCTGTTAAGCAATCCAATGGGGATAAGAACTGAGAGAGAGATTCACGCAGAATACGAAGGTGCGAAAATCTACCGAAGGTTGTACCAGAAGCAGTAG
- the LOC107472667 gene encoding glycine-rich protein A3, with amino-acid sequence MSKDKNDGETSEKGLFSHLGGSHYYPSAPPYPPPYPAAATGYPPQGGYPPTAYPPAGYPPAGGYPPGGYPPQGGYPPPGAYPPHGGYPPSGYPPAGYPPSGYSPAGYPLSGYPPQAYPVSHGHHNSGHWPGGVGGMLAGGAAAAAAMYGAHHLTHGHYGHHHGFFGHGKFKHGKFKHGKFGKRWKHGMFKRWK; translated from the exons ATGAGTAAAGACAAGAATGATGGTGAGACTAGTGAGAAAGGACTATTTTCACATTTAGGAGGAAGCCATTATTATCCATCAGCACCACCGTATCCCCCTCCATACCCGGCAGCAGCAACAGGGTATCCACCACAAGGAGGCTATCCCCCAACTGCCTACCCACCAGCCGGGTATCCACCCGCCGGAGGATATCCTCCTGGAGGTTATCCACCTCAAGGAGGGTATCCGCCGCCTGGAGCATATCCACCACATGGAGGTTATCCTCCTTCAGGGTATCCACCTGCCGGTTATCCTCCTTCGGGATATTCACCTGCTGGTTATCCTCTTTCGGGGTATCCACCACAAGCTTATCCTGTTTCACATGGCCATCATAATTCAG GGCACTGGCCTGGTGGCGTTGGTGGAATGTTAGCAGGGGGTGCTGCTGCTGCGGCCGCTATGTATGGTGCTCACCATTTGACTCATGGTCATTATGGTCATCATCATGGGTTCTTTGGTCATGGAAAGTTTAAGCATGGGAAATTTAAGCATGGCAAATTCGGCAAGCGTTGGAAGCATGGCATGTTCAAGCGATGGAAGTGA
- the LOC107472668 gene encoding uncharacterized protein LOC107472668 yields MNLLIPNIPQQISFSKSVSLSLSVSVTPTPQPPVRPRFPAIIRMGGGPRTYPGGVSKWQWKRMQAKKAKQLLKARLSRERHIYEMRKRAELRAAVSDLERPWEPVQQAPTLFSVRADEQVKVLADRFQRPGGFDLWSEKDGPQLFETPDELPSARFFPKGVVHSIRPYRRIDADELLGNGSGVSDHRDGEESSSAARFSSEGLDDESDDQECSSALLSSSENNGVSVDGGLKNNGRNGQRLLSEHVDNEGFSSSPLDYGRKGVNSGGRMRKNRNGNRLMSKGGRDGFDNEVCSSSSPLSCGRSGGNYDGRMRRNTNGRRPFSEDDEDGSDDGEYSFSPFNSERNGVDGRMRKNGNGRRFPSRDVSGSDDGEYPSSPFSSERNGGNVDGRMRKNGNGRRLASRDINGSNGSYSGQVGSGMRRGRGNPSANRRGSANRRGGTYSSRNSSYDSPRVRDSNSEVYDMDLQQDGSYGFHRKSEQSKSRNC; encoded by the exons ATGAATCTTTTAATCCCCAATATCCCACAGCAGATCTCATTCTCCAAATCAGTGTCACTGTCACTCTCAGTATCGGTGACACCCACTCCCCAGCCCCCCGTGCGCCCTCGGTTTCCCGCCATAATCCGAATGGGCGGAGGACCGAGGACGTACCCGGGCGGGGTCTCCAAGTGGCAGTGGAAGCGCATGCAGGCCAAGAAGGCCAAGCAGCTCCTCAAAGCCCGCCTCTCCCGCGAGCGTCACATTTATGAGATGCGCAAGCGGGCCGAGCTCCGGGCCGCCGTCTCCGACCTCGAGAGACCCTGGGAGCCCGTCCAGCAGGCCCCTACCTTGTTTTCTGTGCGGGCCGATGAGCAAGTCAAGGTCCTCGCCGACAG GTTTCAAAGACCTGGTGGGTTTGACCTCTGGAGCGAGAAGGACGGGCCTCAGTTGTTTGAAACTCCTGATGAGTTGCCATCTGCAAGGTTCTTCCCCAAAGGGGTTGTTCATAGTATCAGGCCTTATAGGAGGATTGATGCTGATGAGTTGCTGGGGAACGGTAGCGGGGTTAGTGATCATAGAGATGGAGAGGAATCTTCTTCTGCTGCAAGGTTTTCATCTGAGGGTCTGGATGATGAGTCTGATGATCAGGAGTGTTCTTCAGCTTTGTTGAGCTCTTCAGAGAATAATGGGGTGAGTGTTGATGGTGGATTGAAGAATAATGGGAGGAATGGACAGAGGCTTTTGTCTGAGCATGTTGACAATGAAgggttttcttcttctcctttggaTTATGGGAGGAAGGGAGTGAATTCTGGCGGCCGAATGAGGAAGAATAGGAATGGAAACAGGCTTATGTCAAAGGGTGGTCGTGATGGGTTTGATAATGAagtgtgttcttcttcttcccctttgaGTTGTGGAAGAAGTGGTGGGAATTATGATGGTAGAATGAGAAGGAATACGAATGGAAGGAGGCCTTTTTCAGAGGATGATGAGGATGGATCTGATGATGGAGAGTATTCCTTTTCTCCTTTCAATTCTGAGAGGAATGGAGTTGACGGCAGAATGAGGAAGAATGGCAATGGAAGGAGGTTTCCATCAAGGGATGTTAGTGGGTCTGATGATGGAGAGTATCCCTCTTCTCCTTTTAGTTCTGAGAGGAATGGAGGGAATGTTGATGGGAGAATGAGGAAGAATGGGAATGGAAGGAGGTTGGCATCCAGGGATATTAATGGGTCTAATGGGTCGTACTCTGGCCAAGTTGGTTCTGGTATGAGGCGGGGTCGGGGTAATCCTAGTGCCAACAGAAGAGGTAGTGCCAACAGAAGAGGTGGAACATACAGTAGCAGAAATTCAAGCTATGATTCGCCAAGAGTCAGAGATTCTAATTCTGAAGTTTATGATATGGATTTGCAACAGGATGGAAGTTACGGGTTCCACAGGAAGAGTGAGCAATCTAAATCTAGAAATTGTTAA
- the LOC107472669 gene encoding uncharacterized protein LOC107472669, which yields MDPQAFIRLSIGSLGLRCAGIEGSTGRSRTQKPPSPFVCEIRLRGFPVQTSSVPLISSTEAIPDVENVATSFYLEESDLKALLAPGCFYNTHAGLEIVVFSGRKGSHCGVGIKRQQIGIFKIQVSPEWQEGKPLTLFSGWIGIGKRKPENGRAVAELHLRVKLDPDPRYVFQFEDVTTLSPQIVQLQGSIKQPIFSVKFTKDRVSQIEPLSNYWCGSTISDMEMERRERKGWKVKIHDLSGSAVAAAFITTPFVPSSGCDWVARSNPGAWLILRPDACRPESWQPWGKLEAWRERGLRDSVCFRFHVLSEAREGGELLMSEIFLSAEKGGEFFIDTERHMRTANTAASPLPSPQSSGDFGALTPVAGGFVMSCRVQGEGKRSKPLVQLALRHVTCVEDAAIFMALAAAVDLSIEACRPFRRKIRRAFRHSF from the exons ATGGATCCTCAGGCCTTCATTAGGTTATCAATAGGCTCTCTTGGGCTACGATGTGCCGGAATTGAGGGAAGCACCGGAAGATCTAGAACTCAAAAGCCACCTTCTCCTTTTGTTTGTGAGATAAGGCTCCGGGGTTTTCCTGTTCAAACATCATCAGTCCCCTTGATATCCTCTACCGAAGCTATACCTGACGTGGAGAATGTTGCTACTAGCTTTTACCTTGAGGAATCTGATCTAAAAGCATTGTTGGCTCCCGGTTGTTTCTATAATACTCATGCTGGTTTGGAGATTGTTGTTTTCTCAGGTAGGAAGGGCTCCCATTGTGGAGTTGGCATCAAAAGGCAGCAAATTGGGATTTTTAAAATACAGGTAAGCCCTGAGTGGCAAGAAGGAAAGCCACTGACTCTTTTTAGTGGGTGGATAGGTATTGGGAAGAGGAAACCGGAGAACGGACGGGCAGTTGCCGAGCTACACTTAAGAGTTAAGCTAGATCCCGACCCTCGATATGTATTCCAGTTTGAAGATGTTACCACATTGAGTCCTCAGATTGTTCAACTTCAAGGCTCCATCAAGCAGCCAATCTTCAGTGTCAAGTTTACTAAGGACAG GGTTTCCCAGATTGAGCCATTGAGCAATTATTGGTGTGGTTCTACGATTTCCGACATGGAGATGGAGAGGCGAGAGAGAAAAGGGTGGAAGGTGAAGATACATGATCTATCTGGCTCAGCTGTAGCTGCAGCCTTCATAACAACTCCCTTTGTTCCATCTTCAGGTTGTGATTGGGTTGCAAGGTCCAACCCAGGAGCTTGGCTAATTCTTCGTCCGGACGCTTGTAGACCAGAGAGCTGGCAGCCGTGGGGAAAGCTTGAAGCTTGGCGCGAACGCGGCCTCCGAGACTCTGTATGCTTTAGATTCCATGTCCTATCTGAGGCTCGGGAAGGCGGCGAACTTCTCATGtcagaaatatttttaagtGCTGAAAAGGGTGGCGAGTTTTTCATAGACACTGAAAGACACATGCGGACTGCAAACACTGCAGCAAGTCCACTACCTAGTCCACAGAGCAGTGGGGACTTTGGTGCGCTCACTCCGGTAGCCGGAGGCTTTGTCATGAGCTGTAGAGTTCAAGGGGAAGGGAAACGAAGTAAACCGTTAGTCCAGCTGGCATTGCGACACGTTACTTGCGTCGAGGATGCTGCCATCTTCATGGCACTTGCGGCAGCTGTTGACCTCAGCATTGAGGCATGCCGGCCGTTTCGTAGGAAGATTAGAAGAGCTTTCCGGCATTCTTTCTAA